A genome region from Alicyclobacillus acidocaldarius subsp. acidocaldarius DSM 446 includes the following:
- a CDS encoding tRNA cytidylyltransferase — MEVLQNAGYAAYLVGGAVRDLLLGRTPSDLDVATSARPEDVRSLFARTLDTGIRHGTVSVWSAGCWIEVTTFRAEGPYGDGRRPDFVRFVDDVEADLARRDFTINAMALDLDGRLVDPFDGRGDLARRLLRAVGDPVARFREDGLRLVRAVRFSVQLDLTCDPATEAALAETADAIRPIALERIGRELVRLSHAPWHAHLQTLASTPLWRRRGEPLAWLEQGFPWLASQGRFSLAPPAGWPSVALWFVGVDNGPLRARRFAEALAYGKDAARRIERAVQLAQAWARGVDAASPEMLYEAGRASAEMAARMISFLARGDVFEVARWKRAIRAQPLWDRSDLALPADDLIAMGLRGKEIGECQKSLVRQILRGEIQNQPDALRREVMARRKRGDDHGPG; from the coding sequence ATGGAAGTGCTGCAAAACGCGGGATATGCTGCGTATCTCGTCGGCGGCGCGGTGAGAGATCTCCTGCTCGGGCGAACGCCTTCGGATCTGGACGTTGCCACGAGCGCGCGGCCGGAGGACGTGAGGTCGCTCTTTGCTCGGACCCTAGACACGGGCATTCGCCACGGCACCGTCTCCGTGTGGTCCGCGGGGTGTTGGATCGAAGTCACCACGTTTCGAGCCGAAGGCCCTTATGGGGACGGGCGGCGCCCCGACTTCGTCCGGTTCGTGGACGATGTGGAAGCGGATCTCGCCCGGCGCGATTTCACCATCAACGCCATGGCGCTCGATTTGGACGGCCGCCTCGTCGACCCGTTTGACGGCCGGGGCGATCTTGCGCGCCGGCTCCTCCGAGCGGTGGGCGATCCCGTCGCGCGCTTCCGGGAGGATGGACTGCGCCTCGTGCGGGCGGTGCGGTTCTCCGTCCAACTGGATCTGACATGCGATCCCGCCACGGAGGCGGCGCTCGCCGAAACGGCCGACGCCATCCGCCCGATTGCCCTGGAGCGAATCGGGAGAGAATTGGTGCGTCTCTCGCACGCGCCTTGGCACGCGCACCTCCAAACACTCGCTTCGACGCCGCTCTGGCGGCGAAGAGGGGAGCCGCTCGCATGGCTGGAACAAGGGTTCCCCTGGCTCGCGAGCCAAGGTCGCTTCTCGCTCGCCCCTCCCGCGGGCTGGCCCAGCGTGGCGCTTTGGTTTGTGGGCGTAGACAACGGCCCCCTTCGCGCGCGCCGGTTCGCCGAGGCGCTCGCGTACGGGAAGGACGCCGCGCGGCGCATCGAGCGGGCGGTGCAATTGGCCCAGGCTTGGGCGCGGGGGGTGGACGCCGCGTCTCCCGAGATGCTTTACGAGGCAGGGCGCGCGTCTGCCGAGATGGCGGCTCGGATGATCTCGTTCCTGGCGCGCGGCGACGTGTTCGAGGTGGCGCGGTGGAAACGCGCCATCCGCGCGCAGCCGCTTTGGGATCGGTCCGATCTCGCCTTGCCCGCAGACGACCTTATCGCCATGGGACTGCGGGGCAAGGAGATCGGCGAATGTCAAAAGAGCCTGGTACGCCAAATCCTTCGCGGCGAGATCCAGAATCAACCTGACGCGCTGCGCCGCGAGGTGATGGCGCGGCGAAAGAGAGGCGATGACCATGGCCCAGGATGA
- the bshA gene encoding N-acetyl-alpha-D-glucosaminyl L-malate synthase BshA codes for MRVGISCYPTVGGSGAVATELGKALARRGHEVHFIVTDVPFRLGAFVEHVYIHQIEPITYPVLKTPPYDFALASLMARVADEYQLDVLHAHYALPFAVCAHLAREMAKHPIRVVTTLHGTDITVLAQDPSLKSIIKLGIERSDAVTAVSQSLVRDTARLFETDKPIRCIYNFVDPDVFRPGCGGELKRHFAPNGERVLLHISNFRPVKRLHDVIAVFERVARRMPAKLLLVGEGPDLGAAKRQVEEAGLGDRVHFLGRQDEVAPLFAAADLFLLPSESESFGLVALEAMSCGVPVVGSTAGGIPEVVVHGETGFLAPVGRVDDMADLACKLLQDEATYRAFSARARERAVRAFHVDEKVSEYEALYREVMAAERGEHAHPRPGA; via the coding sequence TTGCGCGTGGGTATCAGCTGTTATCCGACGGTGGGCGGATCCGGAGCGGTGGCCACCGAGCTTGGCAAGGCGCTCGCGCGGCGGGGACACGAGGTGCACTTCATCGTGACCGACGTGCCGTTCCGGCTCGGCGCGTTTGTGGAACACGTGTACATTCACCAAATCGAGCCCATCACGTACCCGGTCCTCAAGACCCCGCCGTACGACTTTGCGCTCGCCAGTCTCATGGCGCGCGTGGCCGATGAATACCAACTCGACGTGCTGCACGCGCACTACGCCCTTCCGTTTGCGGTGTGTGCACACCTGGCGCGCGAGATGGCGAAGCATCCCATCCGGGTGGTCACCACCTTGCATGGCACGGACATCACGGTGTTGGCCCAGGATCCGAGCCTCAAGTCCATCATCAAACTCGGCATCGAGCGCAGCGACGCGGTGACGGCCGTCAGCCAGAGCCTGGTCCGGGACACGGCACGCTTGTTCGAGACGGACAAACCGATTCGCTGCATCTACAACTTCGTCGATCCCGACGTGTTTCGGCCCGGGTGCGGCGGGGAACTGAAGCGCCACTTCGCGCCAAACGGCGAGCGCGTTCTGCTTCACATCTCCAACTTCCGCCCGGTCAAACGGCTTCACGACGTGATCGCCGTGTTTGAGCGCGTGGCGAGACGCATGCCGGCGAAGCTGCTCCTCGTCGGCGAAGGGCCGGATCTGGGAGCGGCCAAACGCCAGGTGGAGGAGGCGGGTCTCGGCGATCGCGTGCATTTTTTGGGGCGCCAGGACGAGGTGGCGCCGCTTTTTGCGGCCGCCGATCTGTTCCTGCTGCCTTCCGAAAGCGAGAGCTTCGGCCTCGTCGCGCTCGAGGCGATGTCTTGCGGCGTGCCCGTTGTCGGATCGACGGCCGGCGGCATTCCGGAGGTGGTTGTGCACGGGGAGACCGGCTTTCTCGCGCCCGTCGGCCGCGTCGACGACATGGCGGATCTCGCCTGTAAGCTTTTGCAAGACGAGGCCACGTACCGGGCGTTCTCCGCGCGAGCCCGCGAGCGAGCCGTGCGAGCGTTTCATGTGGATGAGAAGGTCAGCGAGTACGAGGCTTTGTATCGCGAGGTGATGGCGGCTGAACGCGGCGAGCATGCGCATCCCCGCCCCGGCGCGTGA
- the dapB gene encoding 4-hydroxy-tetrahydrodipicolinate reductase: protein MDKAGGIRVALAGALGRMGQVALEALRREDDIAICGVLVRRADEEAERRLSTYGAVYDDPERLIDTEEPDVWVDLTGPASVVRHVDLALSRGVRAVVGATGYTDEDVRRWDEMARHRQVGAAVCPNFAIGALLMMRFAREAARFLPRAEIIELHHDGKRDKPSGTSLRTKAMMEVEYDVPIHSVRLPGLVAHQEVIFGGAGEVLTIRHDSLSRESFMPGLILAVRRVMTLRALVYGLDKLLW from the coding sequence ATGGATAAGGCGGGTGGCATCCGGGTGGCACTGGCAGGAGCGCTGGGCCGCATGGGGCAGGTGGCGCTCGAGGCGCTTCGGCGCGAGGACGACATCGCCATCTGCGGGGTGTTGGTGCGGCGCGCCGACGAAGAAGCCGAGCGAAGGCTCTCCACTTACGGCGCGGTGTACGACGACCCGGAGCGACTGATCGACACGGAAGAGCCCGACGTGTGGGTGGACCTGACCGGCCCAGCGTCGGTGGTTCGCCATGTCGATCTGGCCCTTTCTCGCGGCGTGCGGGCGGTGGTGGGGGCGACCGGTTACACCGACGAGGACGTGCGCAGATGGGACGAAATGGCGCGCCATCGGCAAGTCGGCGCGGCCGTCTGCCCGAACTTCGCGATAGGGGCGCTTCTCATGATGCGATTCGCGCGCGAGGCGGCGCGCTTCCTGCCGCGCGCGGAGATCATTGAGCTTCACCATGACGGCAAGCGGGACAAGCCGTCCGGCACGTCGCTGAGGACGAAGGCCATGATGGAGGTCGAGTACGACGTGCCGATTCACAGCGTGCGCCTGCCGGGGCTTGTGGCGCACCAAGAAGTGATTTTCGGCGGCGCCGGCGAAGTGCTGACCATTCGTCACGATTCCCTTAGCCGCGAGAGCTTCATGCCCGGCCTCATCCTGGCCGTGCGGCGCGTCATGACGCTTCGCGCGCTGGTGTACGGGTTGGACAAACTCCTCTGGTGA
- a CDS encoding nucleotide pyrophosphohydrolase gives MQLSELQQEVHRYISQFKEGYFQPMTLVVRLAEELGELAREINHHYGEKPKKPDEPEGDIALEMGDLLFVLACLANRLEIDLGEAFSATMHKFRTRDRDRWTRRDRQEEDGQGGRADG, from the coding sequence TGCAGCAGGAAGTCCATCGGTACATATCTCAATTCAAAGAGGGCTACTTTCAGCCCATGACGCTCGTCGTTCGGCTCGCCGAGGAGCTTGGGGAATTGGCGCGCGAGATCAACCATCATTACGGGGAAAAGCCGAAGAAGCCGGACGAGCCGGAGGGAGATATCGCGCTCGAGATGGGCGACCTCCTGTTTGTGCTCGCGTGCTTGGCGAATCGGCTCGAGATCGATCTCGGCGAGGCGTTTTCGGCGACCATGCACAAGTTCCGCACGCGGGATCGCGATCGCTGGACGCGCCGCGATCGACAGGAAGAGGATGGCCAAGGGGGGCGAGCGGATGGATAA